The Allorhodopirellula heiligendammensis genome includes a window with the following:
- a CDS encoding YidC/Oxa1 family insertase periplasmic-domain containing protein, giving the protein MDRRFSSFLLASTAFFLVYMSLRTMFVPPPVQPVAPDDTLAEVAESERDAAIEPSNPDATTESEGSSVASADIEDVPERPENPEWRTLGSMDPASGHVMLVTLNSRGGGIERIELTERKKNGRLKYRRVDVLSGYLGYLAADPTATVEGVAVNVVGPGTPAAAAVSTTAGVPNGLRPGDRIVAVNDDPISNTDMLSGWLNGTKPGDKVTLDVIRENDKAIQFTAELTEHPLDLVRLADKGGEDQVKGNLTRLSSLLTVSKVGRREIAPGKRALPSLGDPGDFIWNVTPEGKLDDAEQGAGQGADADAQTVSFELRLSEQEMQDAGGHAVGLQRSYSLRPGSYVLDMDVQIDNRYDKSQELAYRLEGVNGITLEGWWYSNKISPNWGGSAARDLVYNTTAGGHELVSGYGLLKRARKDAVADDQNLFSPNSDAAAKDLQYIGVDAQYFTVAYLPPADEDRLTNFRRAIGTLAADPAEIPKHQERAVNTTFYLDSAVASVPPGSSLKQSLRLFAGPKQPELFDQYGLQDCIYYGWFSWPAKLLGNLLHVLSGIGNYALAIVLLTIIVRGAMFPLSRKAAVNAQRMQELAPELKKITEQYKDDMEGRVKAQRELQQRVGFNPLSGCLPMFLQLPIFMGLYRSLSVDIELRQAAFASWTTWASNLAAPDMLYYWGDWMWDYLAGRGTGWLGPYFNILPVIVMVLFLAQQKMFMPPATDEQTAMTQKMMSYMTLIMGLFFFRVPAGLCIYFITSSLWGIGERILVKKTLPKTPHFDKAVLEGKVNHRGGSNAKGAAGNRLAAPKRPGGPSAGETAEPTWADRLRQRMNPEEPAAPLPRDRKRPKTNKKRG; this is encoded by the coding sequence GTGGATCGCCGCTTTTCATCCTTCCTTCTCGCCTCGACCGCCTTCTTCCTCGTCTACATGTCGTTGCGGACCATGTTCGTGCCGCCGCCGGTCCAGCCGGTCGCCCCAGACGACACGCTCGCCGAGGTCGCCGAGTCCGAGCGCGATGCCGCTATCGAGCCGTCCAACCCCGATGCCACGACAGAGTCCGAAGGCTCCTCCGTGGCGTCTGCCGATATCGAGGATGTCCCCGAACGCCCGGAGAATCCAGAATGGCGGACACTCGGCTCCATGGATCCGGCCAGCGGACATGTCATGCTCGTCACGCTCAATAGTCGCGGCGGTGGTATTGAACGGATTGAGCTGACGGAGCGAAAGAAAAATGGGCGATTGAAATATCGTCGGGTGGACGTTCTCAGCGGATACCTGGGTTATCTCGCGGCCGACCCCACCGCCACGGTCGAGGGGGTCGCAGTGAACGTCGTCGGTCCCGGCACGCCTGCCGCCGCCGCGGTTTCTACGACCGCTGGTGTGCCCAACGGACTTCGTCCCGGTGACCGGATCGTCGCCGTCAATGATGACCCCATCAGTAATACGGACATGCTCAGTGGGTGGCTCAACGGCACGAAACCAGGCGACAAAGTAACTCTCGATGTGATCCGGGAAAATGACAAAGCAATCCAGTTCACTGCGGAACTGACTGAGCATCCGCTGGACTTGGTGCGGCTAGCGGACAAGGGCGGTGAAGATCAAGTCAAAGGTAATCTCACCCGTCTATCGTCGCTGTTGACGGTCAGCAAAGTTGGTCGCCGCGAGATTGCCCCCGGCAAACGGGCGCTGCCTTCCTTGGGGGACCCTGGCGATTTCATCTGGAACGTCACGCCCGAGGGTAAGCTCGATGACGCCGAACAAGGCGCCGGCCAAGGGGCTGATGCCGATGCCCAAACGGTGTCGTTTGAATTGCGATTGAGTGAACAAGAGATGCAGGATGCGGGCGGTCACGCCGTTGGGCTGCAGCGTTCGTATTCGCTACGTCCAGGTAGCTATGTGCTCGATATGGATGTGCAGATTGACAATCGCTACGACAAGTCTCAGGAGCTCGCTTATCGGCTCGAAGGCGTCAACGGGATCACGCTGGAAGGTTGGTGGTATAGCAATAAAATCAGCCCCAACTGGGGCGGTTCGGCCGCTCGCGACCTGGTCTATAATACGACTGCCGGCGGGCATGAACTCGTCTCAGGTTACGGCTTGCTGAAACGTGCTCGCAAAGATGCAGTCGCCGATGACCAAAATCTGTTCTCACCCAATTCCGACGCTGCTGCAAAAGACCTGCAGTACATTGGCGTCGATGCCCAGTATTTCACCGTGGCTTACCTCCCGCCCGCAGACGAGGACCGCCTTACCAATTTCCGCCGTGCCATCGGCACCCTGGCTGCTGATCCGGCTGAAATCCCAAAACATCAAGAGCGCGCCGTCAACACGACGTTCTATCTCGACAGTGCGGTAGCCAGTGTTCCTCCGGGGTCAAGTTTGAAACAAAGTCTGCGTTTGTTCGCTGGCCCCAAGCAACCTGAACTCTTCGATCAATACGGATTGCAGGACTGCATTTACTACGGATGGTTCTCGTGGCCAGCCAAGCTGCTCGGCAATCTGTTGCACGTGCTTTCGGGGATTGGCAACTATGCTCTGGCCATCGTCTTGCTGACGATCATCGTTCGTGGAGCGATGTTCCCGTTGTCCCGCAAAGCGGCTGTCAACGCGCAGCGGATGCAGGAACTCGCCCCTGAATTGAAGAAGATCACCGAGCAGTACAAAGACGACATGGAAGGCCGTGTCAAAGCCCAGCGTGAATTGCAGCAGCGGGTTGGGTTCAATCCACTCTCAGGTTGCCTGCCGATGTTCTTGCAGTTGCCGATCTTCATGGGGCTGTATCGATCGCTGTCGGTGGACATCGAGTTGCGTCAGGCTGCCTTTGCATCTTGGACAACGTGGGCCTCCAATCTCGCCGCTCCTGACATGTTGTATTACTGGGGGGATTGGATGTGGGATTACCTTGCGGGTCGAGGCACGGGCTGGTTGGGGCCATACTTCAATATTTTGCCCGTTATCGTCATGGTATTGTTCCTGGCTCAGCAAAAGATGTTCATGCCGCCTGCGACGGACGAGCAAACTGCGATGACCCAGAAGATGATGAGCTACATGACCCTGATCATGGGTCTCTTCTTCTTCCGAGTGCCCGCAGGTCTGTGCATCTACTTCATCACGAGTAGCTTGTGGGGGATTGGCGAGCGGATCTTGGTCAAGAAGACGTTGCCAAAAACGCCTCACTTCGACAAAGCCGTCTTGGAAGGGAAAGTCAATCATCGCGGCGGATCCAATGCCAAAGGCGCCGCAGGTAATCGGCTGGCTGCGCCAAAGCGACCCGGGGGCCCTTCTGCAGGTGAGACGGCCGAGCCGACGTGGGCTGATCGGCTGCGGCAGCGGATGAACCCGGAAGAGCCGGCGGCGCCGCTGCCACGAGATCGCAAACGCCCCAAAACCAACAAAAAACGCGGTTAA
- a CDS encoding inositol monophosphatase family protein, translating to MTQLQDHLNIAVAAARVGGAILRRYFEQGVTIRDKSAGGGSTYDLVSDADIESERAIAAFLQDAYPTHEMLGEESLQGGNVDAEHLWIIDPLDGTNNFAHRIEHFAVSIGYYERGRAMVGAIYQPMHDELFTVIRGQGAFRGSERVHVSKADSLNQAMIGCGFYYDRGAMMRSTLAAIEECFSNDIHGIRRFGTASLDLCMVGCGQLDGFFEYQLSPWDFAAAALFVQEAGGRITDARGAELPIGSTSVVASNGRLHDPLVEITTRHHA from the coding sequence ATGACACAACTCCAAGATCACTTAAATATTGCGGTGGCGGCAGCTCGGGTAGGCGGCGCTATTCTCCGTCGATACTTCGAACAGGGCGTGACGATCCGTGACAAGTCGGCGGGGGGCGGAAGTACCTACGACCTCGTCAGTGACGCCGACATAGAGAGCGAGCGAGCGATTGCCGCATTTTTGCAAGATGCCTACCCAACTCACGAGATGCTTGGTGAGGAATCGCTGCAAGGTGGCAACGTCGATGCCGAGCATTTGTGGATTATCGACCCGCTCGATGGCACCAATAATTTTGCTCATCGAATTGAGCACTTTGCCGTTTCCATTGGGTACTATGAACGCGGCCGAGCGATGGTGGGGGCGATTTACCAGCCGATGCACGATGAGCTGTTCACGGTTATCCGCGGCCAGGGTGCCTTCCGTGGTAGCGAACGCGTGCACGTCAGCAAAGCCGATTCGCTGAATCAAGCCATGATCGGTTGCGGGTTTTATTACGACCGCGGTGCGATGATGCGATCAACGCTGGCGGCTATCGAGGAATGCTTTTCAAACGATATTCACGGCATACGGCGGTTTGGGACCGCATCGCTCGATCTGTGCATGGTCGGTTGCGGCCAGCTCGATGGATTTTTTGAATACCAACTCTCACCATGGGATTTCGCCGCCGCTGCGCTCTTCGTTCAGGAAGCGGGCGGGCGGATCACCGACGCACGCGGTGCCGAATTGCCGATCGGCAGTACCAGTGTTGTGGCTAGCAATGGGCGACTGCACGACCCTCTGGTCGAAATCACAACACGGCATCACGCTTAG
- a CDS encoding DinB family protein — translation MIGSMIADSATMGMGYAERLLQGIPASQFGRFAEVNGQTIHSNHPAFIIGHLSLYPSRVVAELGGNAEAINPSSQYESLFSPSASCVDDPDATIYPAMDEITEKFFTAQRAAIETLRASDDSLFPAETPLERMRAKFPTIGSLHAFYLGGHVMMHLGQLSAWRRAMGMDPA, via the coding sequence ATGATTGGATCGATGATCGCAGATTCGGCCACCATGGGAATGGGTTACGCAGAGCGGCTGCTCCAGGGCATTCCCGCATCGCAGTTTGGTCGGTTTGCGGAAGTAAATGGACAGACGATCCACTCCAACCACCCCGCTTTCATCATCGGGCATCTGAGCCTCTATCCGAGCCGTGTGGTTGCAGAATTAGGCGGAAACGCAGAGGCGATCAACCCCTCGAGCCAATACGAGTCGCTCTTCTCGCCCTCGGCGAGCTGTGTGGACGATCCTGACGCCACCATCTATCCCGCCATGGATGAGATCACCGAAAAGTTTTTCACTGCTCAACGGGCCGCGATTGAAACGTTGCGAGCGAGCGATGACAGCTTGTTCCCAGCAGAAACCCCACTGGAACGCATGCGCGCGAAATTCCCAACCATCGGATCGCTGCACGCGTTTTACTTAGGTGGCCACGTGATGATGCACCTTGGCCAACTCAGTGCCTGGCGTCGGGCGATGGGTATGGACCCAGCCTAA